The Glycine soja cultivar W05 chromosome 3, ASM419377v2, whole genome shotgun sequence genome window below encodes:
- the LOC114406321 gene encoding WD repeat-containing protein 44-like, producing MERRKTLTMNWDGLGDVDDDDTFFESYNRLSTAAPLDLPSSSDDDDDDDFDDPRLSFVSAASSLQSRKNRAPPPIDTASDYGIWMAAPVSITERRKRLLHGMGLDDDHKEFSKATNVVSKKIDSAPSSNSSEKKSILLTTSLPVTIPPSDSSVSEHKKTEQSSVHLVLVRSRSEGDVDLFSMERSRKENFIGKQSKQRLTRTATEVAFPRGGNGTGGRAVVRDSDDAATSKRSVAKLENSGVGAFFLIRNLDTGKEFIVNEYGKNGAWNRLSDLQTGKQLTMEEFERTVGKSRVVNQLMRRAHTGRVNHNDGLSRKLSSSSYISRSLRMSKRRGAALLKNIKGVASGFIGEREPITMPVPVMEAKNQWVRVRQTGKAHKELSALHLCQEFQAHEGCVWTIRFSLDGRYLASAGEDRVIHVWEVQECEVMSLRPDEGSLTPLHPSLLASSSETPSLSSEKKKKGKFGSKRGTAIPEYVHVPETVFSLSDKPHCSFRGHLDDVLDLSWSKSQLLLSSSMDKTVRLWDLETKTCLNMFAHNDYVTCIQFNPIHDDYFISGSLDAKVRIWNIPERQVVNWTDIHEMITAVSYTPDGQGALVGSLKGSCRTYRTEDCILTQTGTIEIRHKKKSQLRKVTGFQFAPGKPSEVLVTSADSRIRILESSEVVQKYKGFRNANSSIAASFSPDGRYIISASEDSQVYIWKHEEHRSGGSGKGRNVLVTRSHEHFHCKDVSVAIPWPCTIRGDPPLVPTHHSKRHSKRSQAPSNCIEDTSSPSATNSKRTLPPLPNKKSNNNHATEGASNSPREDPAAISHTESGLNDSFVNSKRMMPQSPMKANCHTAGDEDIEAISRTDSGFSDSFSSGSSSVRCGDSPSSSWSSSYSLLDSSHVSSTVLPSAWGLVIVTAGFGGEIKCYQNFGLPKRMGRQPHLFGGHNSSSHGNT from the exons ATGGAACGCAGGAAAACGCTCACGATGAACTGGGACGGCCTCGGCGACGTTGACGACGACGACACCTTCTTCGAGTCCTACAACCGCCTCTCCACCGCCGCTCCCCTTGACCTCCCTTCTTCTTCCGACGATGACGACGACGATGATTTCGATGATCCCCGCCTCTCCTTCGTCTCTGCTGCCTCGTCTCTTCAGTCACGAAAAAACAGGGCCCCTCCGCCGATCGACACCGCTTCAGATTACGGCATATGGATGGCTGCCCCCGTGTCAATCACCGAGAGGCGAAAGCGATTGCTCCACGGCATGGGCCTAGACGACGACCACAAGGAGTTCTCAAAAGCCACGAACGTAGTTTCAAAGAAGATCGACTCTGCTCCTTCTTCTAACTCCTCTGAGAAAAAATCAATACTTTTAACTACTTCCTTGCCGGTTACTATTCCACCTTCGGATTCTTCTGTTTCGGAACACAAAAAAACAGAGCAGTCCTCTGTTCATTTAGTTCTCGTTCGTTCTCGTTCCGAGGGAGACGTCGATTTGTTCTCCATGGAGAGGTCGAGGAAGGAAAATTTCATCGGGAAGCAGTCGAAGCAGCGGCTTACGAGAACCGCCACGGAGGTGGCCTTCCCGCGCGGAGGAAACGGAACCGGAGGCAGAGCGGTGGTGAGAGATTCCGACGACGCAGCAACCTCAAAGCGAAGCGTGGCGAAATTGGAGAACTCGGGAGTGGGAGCGTTTTTCTTGATTAGAAATCTGGACACCGGGAAGGAGTTCATTGTGAATGAGTACGGCAAAAACGGAGCGTGGAATAGGCTGAGTGATTTGCAGACGGGGAAGCAGTTAACGATGGAGGAGTTCGAGAGGACGGTGGGGAAGTCGCGCGTGGTGAACCAGCTTATGAGGCGTGCGCATACAGGTAGGGT CAACCACAACGACGGTTTGTCGCGCAAGCTTTCTTCGAGCTCTTACATTTCGAGGAGTTTGAGGATGAGCAAGAGAAGAGGTGCTGCGTTGTTGAAGAACATTAAAGGCGTGGCGAGCGGGTTCATCGGCGAGCGAGAGCCGATAACGATGCCGGTGCCGGTGATGGAGGCGAAGAATCAGTGGGTGAGAGTTCGGCAGACTGGGAAAGCGCACAAGGAGCTCTCTGCTTTGCATCTGTGTCAGGAGTTTCAGGCTCACGAGGGGTGCGTGTGGACGATTAGGTTTAGTTTGGATGGACGGTATCTGGCGAGTGCGGGAGAGGATAGGGTGATTCACGTGTGGGAAGTGCAGGAGTGTGAGGTTATGTCTCTCAGGCCTGACGAGGGAAGTCTCACTCCTCTTCACCCCTCGCTTCTTGCATCGTCCAGTGAGACTCCTTCTTTGTCtagtgagaagaagaagaaagggaaattCGGAAGCAAAAGAGGCACAGCCATCCCTGAATATGTTCATGTTCCTGAAACTGTCTTCTCACTTTCCGACAAGCCGCATTGCTCTTTTCGTGGCCATTTAGATGATGTTTTGGATTTGTCTTGGTCTAAATCTCAG TTACTTCTCTCATCTTCGATGGATAAAACAGTCAGATTGTGGGATTTGGAAACTAAGACTTGCTTGAACATGTTTGCCCATAATGACTATG TAACCTGCATACAATTCAATCCTATCCACGATGATTATTTCATCAGTGGTTCGCTCGATGCTAAGGTCAGAATATGGAACATCCCTGAACGCCAAGTCGTGAATTGGACTGATATCCACGAAATGATTACTGCAGTGTCTTATACACCTGACGGTCAG ggTGCTCTGGTTGGTTCCCTTAAAGGGAGTTGTCGTACATATAGGACAGAAG ATTGCATACTAACTCAAACTGGCACAATTGAGATTCGACACAAGAAGAAATCCCAACTACGAAAGGTCACTGGTTTCCAG TTTGCTCCAGGCAAACCATCAGAAGTTCTTGTCACTTCAGCCGATTCCAGGATAAGAATTTTGGAGAGTTCAGAGGTCGTTCAAAAGTACAAAG GTTTTCGAAATGCAAACAGCTCAATTGCAGCTTCATTTAGTCCAGATGGGAGATACATTATAAGTGCCAGTGAAGATTCTCAAGTATATATCTGGAAGCATGAAGAGCATAGAAGTGGAGGCAGTGGAAAGGGTAGAAATGTGCTAGTTACCCGTTCTCACGAGCACTTCCATTGTAAAGATGTTTCAGTAGCAATACCATGGCCGTGTACCATAAGAGGTGATCCTCCTCTAGTGCCAACACATCATTCCAAAAGACATTCAAAACGTTCTCAGGCACCTTCTAATTGCATAGAAGACACATCATCGCCATCTGCTACAAACAGTAAGAGAACGCTTCCACCCCTTCCCAACAAGAAGAGTAATAATAACCATGCCACAGAAGGTGCTTCAAATTCCCCAAGGGAAGACCCTGCAGCAATTTCACACACAGAATCCGGACTTAATGATTCGTTTGTAAACAGTAAGAGAATGATGCCACAATCTCCGATGAAAGCTAACTGCCACACTGCAGGGGATGAAGACATCGAAGCAATTTCACGAACAGATTCAGGATTTAGTGATTCATTTAGTTCTGGCTCATCCTCAGTTAGGTGTGGTGATTCACCTTCTTCATCATGGTCCTCTTCTTATTCATTGTTGGACAGTAGCCATGTTTCTTCCACAGTTCTTCCTTCAGCATGGGGCTTGGTAATTGTCACGGCTGGGTTTGGAGGTGAAATCAAATGTTATCAAAATTTCGGGTTGCCTAAAAGGATGGGTAGGCAACCCCATCTTTTTGGAGGCCATAACAGTTCTTCTCATGGCAACACCTag